A segment of the Zingiber officinale cultivar Zhangliang chromosome 8B, Zo_v1.1, whole genome shotgun sequence genome:
TCTTAATAAAGTCTCAACATGAAACCTGCCACTAAGCCGGTCCAATTACCATACAAAATTATGTTTAATAGCCTTCTAAAGTACATAACAAACTCAAAACGTTGACAAGCTCTAAGAAAAATCCATATTATCGGCCTCCGGTACAATTTCGAGGATCTTGAAACCAATAGCTATGAGAGGTTTCCAACTTTGACTTGCATGTGTTTGAGTCAATATCCAGAAAAGATTGCTGTGAATCCATTTCACAATGTTAGGGACCAGGCGACCTAAGTTCACTGCGTTTGAGGCATAGGATGGTGACGTCTTTTTAGCAAGACAGCGTAAGAAGTTCGCATTGCATGACTCAAGTTTGTGGCTGAAGATCTAACTTGTAGGCCTGTATTTCCATCGGCTGTATTAGCACATTTCCCTCCTGAGCTGCATCTCCCAACTGCTCAATGTACTCCATGGTTTCAGGGTCGTCGTGTAGTAGATTCAGAGTAGTTGCTTTCACATTCAGAGCGGAGAGATCCTTGAAGACATAGAACAAGTTCACTGGCTCCTCCATTACAGTCGAACATGGCAATCCGCCTCTTTTACAGAATGAACTATCCCATCCTCTCCACTGCAAGTAGATTACGAATCTAGCAGTGAGAGGACCAGCCTGTGCGAACTTCAGAGGCTGTGGAACCTTGAAGTTGACTATGTGCAAGTCGCATGGCAATGACGAAGATAATGGGGCAAATGAAGTTTGACGAAGCAGGTTGGACTTTCGTTTGTGGTTATTGTTGCTGACAAATGCGTGCATTGGATAGTTCAAGTGGGCACCGACTCGGTGAGAAAGAACTGATGGTTGGAGTGTCAACAATGCGTGCTTTGCAGGTAATGCAGACACATTAGACTCTGTGAGGATGTGGAAAAGGATATCCGTAGGATGGTTATCCATCACCCCTTGTCCTAGACCACGTCCATCATCGTGAGCCAATCGGCGATCAAGCATAATTTCTAGCCAACCTTCTTCCAAGCTAGCTGCACCAAGTGACTGCTTAGAATGGACAGAAAACCGGTGACCAGATGGATCCTGCATAAAAGCAAGAGATGGCATAGGATAGTAGTTTCCTTGCAGAGGGATTTTCTGGTACGTCTCCCTTCGACTCATCTGAAACCCATTAAGATCAGTATAGAACACCCTCTTATTCTCAATGTCTGTTTTGAATCTAACAATTAATTCACGCTCATTGTATTCGTTACCAAGAAGTTCCACATGGTATTCCTTCTCGATGACCAATTCTTGCACTGTGTTCTCCACACTGTAGATCCTTGTACTATGGAAAATTGGTGTATTCTTCCACTCTGTCTTCGGAATAGAGAGAGCTTCCTGGACCAGTGGACCTTCCAAAATCATAAATTTGCCACCTTCCTTGATAATAGGTTTAGCTTCTCCAATAGGTTTGAACAAGTAAGCTCCACTGCCAGAGCTGCTGTACATATTAATCTCTTCCCCAACATTAGTTTGTTTGCCATTTTTGTGAGTTATCTTCTGCAGAAGACCTTTCTTTACATCAAATGTTAGTGTGTAAAGAAGGTTATGAATCTGCACCTCGTCAGTTGTAATATCTGAACAAACATATGGCGACGGACAAGAAAATTGGGCATCAGAGAACACCTTCAATACAGAAGGCACAGCTTTTCCACAGGTCCTGGATCCACGAGCAACATAATAGGTTTCTAAGCCCATTGCAGCAACAGAGGCTCGCCAATAAAGACGATGCTGCATGCTAGAGCTATCTGAGGTGCCATGCATCCAATTGGGAGATACTTGGCTCTCCAAGCATGACCCATTGGAATGCGTAACAGAAACATCAGGCTGAGACACAACAACCATTACAATTTCATCCCTTGTTTGCTCCAACGGATTATAGAGAACCACTGAGTGGGTGTCCCCTTCCTTAAGGTCAAGAACTTTGTGCACTGGCAGGACATTAAACTTTGACCTACTTTTCACCGGCTCAAAATGAGACAGCAATGTCGGGTCTGCTTTGTCATGTAGATCGCCTAGAAGAACTTCCACAGCCCTAGACATGAAAAACTGCAGGTCCTGCAGAGAGGTATGCATCCTAGTGCCATAGTCTATAACAACATGATCCTTAGCCGTTCCAGTAACCCCATCATGATGTTGAAAAAGAGCCAAGTTCCGCCTAGCAGCAGTCAATTTGTGGGCAAAACTGATAGGTAGTTTAGCACAATGAAGCTTCTGACAGTAACCCAAAACTAATGCAGCTAAGATTTCTGAGGCACGGAGTGTTTGTTCCAATACTCGATCAACTGCTTTAAAAAATGGTCTTGAAACATAATATCCACTCCAGTAGTCTAGGTTTCTATCAGCATAAGTAAAGAAATCACCTGAGAGAGACGGGAAACCACCAAGTTCAGCAGATCCCACCTCACCAGGTTGGGAGAAGTTTTTCCTTTCTGCTTCCTCACGGAGGGTTTTAAAGTAATCTTCAAGAGTACCAAACATCACCTCAGCATTCAAACTGGGATTGGAGTTTATATAATCAAAAAGCATTTGATAGTTCCTAAACTGGGCTTCTGCTTCGTCGATACTAATATAACGGAAATCATCACCTAAAGGAACAAGAAGGGTATTTGTTCTGTACAAGGTTGATTTTTTCCTATATTGGTCCAAAAGTTTCATGGCTCTCTCCTGTACATTGTTAGCATTTGTTTCAACTGGGTCTATCCTCCATGGACAGGCCTCATAACTAAATCCACGCATCCGAGCAAAGTCAAACTGACAGCAAATAGCTGGCTCGGGTCCACAAGTATGAGGAATATCATAGGAATAAAATGGCATCATGTGAACAAATATATCTGTAGTTTCCTCCTTGTCCCAGCTTTGCCGCCAAATGTATTCTAGATTTCTATGCAAAGCTAGCTCTTTCTTCAATTCATAGTGAGTCCTCTGTATTAGCATGTTACGGAAACCCATACGCTGTAGCAAATAAGGCATTGTGGCTGAATAACCAAATGGATCTATGGCCCAAGAATTTCTGGGAATAACGCCAATGGTATCATTAAGCCACATGTTTCCTTCTGTAATCTGAATCCAGTTTAAAATCAGGATTAATCCCCAGAATCATAtacttcagaaaaaaaaaattaaaacagatAGTAGGCAAGATAAATAGTAAGACTTGAACAGACATACATatattatattggattaagaaTTAACATATGTGGTCACCAAGGATGCAATTAATAACAAACATCCATATGAATCTCGTATATTGAAGAATACATGAACTACCTAAATGGGCATAGTTTCACTGAGTAAAATACGAAAATAGGGTTCAATCAGTTCCAACATTTTGAAACCCACCTGTATCATGTTTAGCCCAGATTGGTGCCTTAGATAATAaatttttgtttttccattttaaaaatataaagaaaaccgTTCTTTGGGCATGGATTTTAAGATGGTAATCAGTGATAACGATCTTGTAGCCGACCTCAAAATTTTAAGACTAACACATGCTTGTTGTTTTTGTTGTTGCATTGTCATTGCAGGCTATCCTTCTCAAATGAATGTTAAATTGTTAATCACAATTAGACAAAATTAATAACATGGACTTTTTTTTCAGTAAAAATCAACTAGCATTGTTACTGCACTATAATATTTGACCCTTGATTGCCTAAAACTAAGGAAACAGAGTTGGAAAATGCCATTGTTTTGATATTTGTCGTTTGCACAGTGGATATGTGAATCTTACATAAGATGCCATGATGCAAATGTTTTCTAAACCACACGTCTGAAAAGTTCAATCAGGAATTAGTTCAACatcagtttgattttttttacttaaaaccaAAAAAATTATCATAAAGGTCAACCTTGGATGCTCTGAACCAATTAACCAGATTTCGAAATTTTTAAATCCCAAAACAGTTTTCTTAGCATGAAGTTGCTCCCTGACAGGTTTTCTTCCAAGACCGAGTTTCAAAGCACCAACATGGCCTACCATGCTGATTGGATCATTCCTCAAAGGTCGCATCCCCTCATTGAAAACACTCATTGTCTAATAAATTGCCAACAAACATAAAGATTCTATAGAAAAATGTAGTGAATACAATTGAAACAAACACTGAGAAAGATGTTCCAATAAGTCAGTAAAATTGTCTTTAAAAGACAAAAATCATACCTGTTCTATGATAGCAAAATAATGGGAGTTGGCCTGCAAAGAACAAAAATATTGGCATCAGAAAACTTAGTACAAAAGAATATTTTGAGGGAAAATTGCactgaataattttaaaagttcacATGAGCTTAATAATCTCACAGATTTTAAAATTTCACTGAGCACCTCGAGCAGTCCATTCAACTGATAACTTATAAACCTCACATTAGTTTATAATACTTTCATACATGTCATCAATATTTAAGTGTTTATTTAGTGCTGCAAAACTAAAAAGCACGCTGACTCTACTCCAGGTGCATTGATGCCAATTTTAGTAAAGTTCAATCAGATTAGAACAGCTAATCTTTGCAAAAAAAATCTCTCAAATATTTTCCTTCACTGATAAGCCTCAATCACCTTATAAACAGGAAACTTCCTTTCATTTGTTGAGAGGGAtctattgagaagagaaaaagaatagaggatGAGAATGGGGAAGACAAAGGTGAGAAAAGGAAGAAAGTGAAGAAGACTGGACTGAGGCAGGGACGATGACAAAGTTGTAGCATTGAAGAGCAATATAAATGTGGGTTAAGTAGGTGGAGAAGCAAAGTTATTTTTATAGTCAAGTGTGGGGAttagatttttcttttttttcttcaaatttcaGATGAAATTTAAGGTGacgtttggtttagaggtttgggaatgagagaatagattcattcccaaaccttgtgtttggttgatacgaatggaatcaagattttggaatgaaatccaaaaatttgggtatggatgaaactcaccccctcccttgggttttgatggaatgggaataaaaattaagttttggacaaaaatacctttagtatatttgttaaatatttctttcatttcactctctctccttattctctctcatcatactttctctctcctcattctatcatcacattttctttctcaatatactttttctctccttatTCTTTCTCTCTcgttattctctctcatcacacattctctaccattttctctctgtattctctctcatcacacacactctctcttcattttctcatcatactttctctctcatcattctttctctctcttcaatctctcttaccatactccctctccatattttatctcatcacactttctctctcttcattctcttccatcatactctctctcctcattctctctcatcacacattctttatcattttctatctatattctctctcatcacacactctctctcattattttctctctctttattctctcctcattttttcatcatacgttctctctcatcatgctttctctctcctcaatctctcttaccatactctctctccatattttctctcatcacactttctctctcttcattctcttccatcacattctctctcctcattttctctcatcacactttccctctcttcattttttcccatcacactttctctctcatcatactttctcttctcattctctcattttctttcatcacactctctctcatcattttttcccatcactctttctctctcatcatactttttctcttctcaatctctcctatcacgtctctctcctcattttctctcataactctttccctctcttcattttttcccatcacactttctctctcatcattctttctcatcatatgtttctctcacattcaactttatcttccatttaattttttctcttattttcctctaagggtaaaaaaggaaatttaagttcattccgattgaaaatattcaattaaccaaacattatttttaggaatgatacccaagctcatacccattctcattctacaatactatgatactcattcccattctgattcctaggagagaaccaaacaccACCTAAATATCTAAAACATAGATAAAAATGTTATAAAATAgtataaaaaattgtaaaatactTGTTAGGTTACACTAGTTATAAATCGAGCAAGTCACTTATGGGTGGCAAGCATAATTTTCAAACTTCTAGGGGtatcaaatgaaaaaaaaacactttttaAGGATGGTTAGTGCAAAATACACCAAATAAAGCAATAATATATCATGTAATGAGAATTATATGGTACATACTAGAAATAATGGATATTTTCAGGtgatgaaaaataaaaaggaaggcACTAGAAAGAACACCTTAGTATGGCAAATCCCCTATGCATTTGTCAATCAAAAAAGCAAGTAACCACTCTAGGATCTGGTAAATGAACAAGAGGTACTGGAAAGCTTTCATCACAATGGATGGTGCAAACCAAAGCATAAGAATAGTATCACACTATCAAAAgagtatattattattatttttattgcaagGGTTAATTAGAAATATCAACATATTTACAAGAGAGACAACAGTGAGATAATGATAGGGGCATAGAGCTACTATCTAAAGTAAATTATGCAGAAATAGCAAATGTTTTCTTCAACTCTCTCATCTGACAGGTACAGTATAGAAaagcaaaataatttttgaaaagcatAAACCTTGAGTAGACAAATAAAGGTAATGAATAAAATCTaatgatataatttattcaaaCAAAAGAATATACTAAAGCAAAATGGTCTAATGTTACAGTATCCATCAATGAAGTTGAAACTCGAAAGAAAATCTTACATAAgcaatataaaaaaatttcataaaatttttgaagtttacaACACCACTAGATGACTGGAAGCCGCTTTCCTCCTAGATGctgtacaagatgaagtatcaagAAAGAAGGATCAGGAGGCTTCTATTCTCATGTAATTTCTTTAAGTCACTTACTATTAAATATCTGAAGCCTGCCTATATGTAAATTTTTTGGCATGTTGAATGAGATAAGATGGACAGTTCACCATGCAATATGCAGGTCACTTTGATTTTGCAAGATAAGCCAAATGGTGTTTGAAATACTATTCATCTCACTTCACTGTTTCATTaggatcataaatatatatatagaaagagagagagagagagagagatgatcCTATCATACACCACTATTCGGATCAGTTTGTTTCATCAGTGTCAATCTTTTAAATAAAGCCAAATGATCTAATGATACACTGTTCGGCCAACATCTTAGGCCAGTTCAATAAGATAGAGATCAGACAGATTTTTCACCTTGAAATATTAATTTCAGTTCGTTTCACTGGTATCATGTTTGTTTTATACGCCAAATGAGCTTATTATAAACTACTTCCAATGCGGCTAAGAGTAGTAGTATTTGTCACATAGTAACATTTGAAAGAGGCCGAAGAGAATTTTTTTAGTTCACCAATAAGAACCCTTTCTGTGAGACTGTAATAGATGAAGCATCATTTGTGGAAGGCAATTGTGGTGTGTATCCGGCGTGGTTTCTTGTAGTCAGATAAGATAAGCTAAAATAGACTCGCCACAAAGCAGAGGAGTAAAGTTCCTAGAAAAGCTATTTAAGACAAGGAAAATATTCAACATGCATCAGCTCATTAAGAGTTCACGTGTATGATCAGAGGCCTCTGCAACAATTTGGCACTTTTAACACACAAAACAATTATCAACTAGTTGTCTAACCTCATCATTCATCACCCAACCCCCTCCCACAATCTCTAGCTGCCCATTCTTAACCAACTTGATGAAGTTTTCCTTTTTATCACTGGATGCCTCCCTCCACCATCTCTCCAAGTAAGACATCTCTTCCCATATAAACTTACGACGAGAATCCTGCAACAAAAGTTTTAGATTCCTCAAAAAGTACCACAGTAGCAAATTGAGACTGATTTACAATACCCAGTAGAATAGCATCCACTACTGAATCATAGACAAAATCTTACTAAAAGGATCAGATATCCTAATAGTCACTTACTTGGCAGCAGTTGCAGAAGATAACAAAGGACATACTGAAAATGGATCTACCTTTGTGAGAGACTCCACGATGGTGTCCAGTATGTAACGCGACTGACGATTGTAGTACTCCTCGACCGTTAACTTCCATCCTGGATCGTTATGAGAATGAGGAACCACAAAGACTTTCAGTTTCTCATCGTCCCATTCATGACCCTGATAGGTCACTTTCCATCCCTGCTTCCACGCCCCGCCGTCCAAGTCCGAGAACTCGATCCGGTCGTACAGATCCTTGGTGGTGATATCTACAGAAGCCGGCGACGAAATCAACTCAGCGATAGCCCTAAGACCCCCTTCGGCGCTGCCCTCCGAGGAAGGGAGGGGCCTGCGAGGGACGGTGCGGCGAGGAACCCGCTGCTTCGAGTGGGAGGAGGACAGGGGGGTGGGGACGCCGAAGATGAGGATGACGATAAGGAAGAAGAGCAGGGAGATGACGAGGCCGATGGTGAAGAAGGAGGAGGTCGGAGGGAGAAGGTCACGGATCCGGCCCCGGCGGCGGGACGAGGAGGTGGATGGCTTTCGGATGGCCTTCATCTTGGTGGCGGTGGTGGACGGGAGGAGCCCGCCGCCACCCCCGCCGCcacgccggccgccggagaagaATTCCATCGGAGGAGCTACAGAAAGAAACCAAAAAGGGCACCGAAGACCGACGATCTTTCCTTTTATTGGTATTTCATTTCGAGGAAATTTCATTGCCCCTCCGAAGTCCCAAGTTTACTATAGTTTTTCACTTACCTCCaacaatttaaaagttttatttctccTCAAAGTCAAATCAAGTTCTCATGTCGTTACCGATGGCTTTATATGAGAATCTACTAACTACAAGACTCGGCAAAGTGGGGTCAaatgaaaataagttaatttgggGGCTGTAACAGCTAAAAAAGTATAGCTGCACTAAAGGAGGTGAAgtgaaatttaataaaatttagggGCCAAAATTTATGAGCTTCTTCCAGTGCGTGCTGCACGGAAAATTTAGAATAACAATTATTCAAGTTAATGACGTTTAGCTTATcgtaattttaataatatttaactTTTGTTGAGtcacataataaaataaatataaaaaattattctatATTTAATCGATAAGTATATAACAAAAACTAATTTCCTATAATTTAAAAAGTATACTCTGTCAATCGATTCAATTGGTACGTTAGATTCGATTAGGAGAGCTGCTCCTCTCTCCCTGCCAAAAGACGCATGTAgcttcttctttattttttttatttttttatttcatttaattcttatttaatttta
Coding sequences within it:
- the LOC122017400 gene encoding alpha-mannosidase 2-like — protein: MKFPRNEIPIKGKIVGLRCPFWFLSVAPPMEFFSGGRRGGGGGGGLLPSTTATKMKAIRKPSTSSSRRRGRIRDLLPPTSSFFTIGLVISLLFFLIVILIFGVPTPLSSSHSKQRVPRRTVPRRPLPSSEGSAEGGLRAIAELISSPASVDITTKDLYDRIEFSDLDGGAWKQGWKVTYQGHEWDDEKLKVFVVPHSHNDPGWKLTVEEYYNRQSRYILDTIVESLTKDSRRKFIWEEMSYLERWWREASSDKKENFIKLVKNGQLEIVGGGWVMNDEANSHYFAIIEQITEGNMWLNDTIGVIPRNSWAIDPFGYSATMPYLLQRMGFRNMLIQRTHYELKKELALHRNLEYIWRQSWDKEETTDIFVHMMPFYSYDIPHTCGPEPAICCQFDFARMRGFSYEACPWRIDPVETNANNVQERAMKLLDQYRKKSTLYRTNTLLVPLGDDFRYISIDEAEAQFRNYQMLFDYINSNPSLNAEVMFGTLEDYFKTLREEAERKNFSQPGEVGSAELGGFPSLSGDFFTYADRNLDYWSGYYVSRPFFKAVDRVLEQTLRASEILAALVLGYCQKLHCAKLPISFAHKLTAARRNLALFQHHDGVTGTAKDHVVIDYGTRMHTSLQDLQFFMSRAVEVLLGDLHDKADPTLLSHFEPVKSRSKFNVLPVHKVLDLKEGDTHSVVLYNPLEQTRDEIVMVVVSQPDVSVTHSNGSCLESQVSPNWMHGTSDSSSMQHRLYWRASVAAMGLETYYVARGSRTCGKAVPSVLKVFSDAQFSCPSPYVCSDITTDEVQIHNLLYTLTFDVKKGLLQKITHKNGKQTNVGEEINMYSSSGSGAYLFKPIGEAKPIIKEGGKFMILEGPLVQEALSIPKTEWKNTPIFHSTRIYSVENTVQELVIEKEYHVELLGNEYNERELIVRFKTDIENKRVFYTDLNGFQMSRRETYQKIPLQGNYYPMPSLAFMQDPSGHRFSVHSKQSLGAASLEEGWLEIMLDRRLAHDDGRGLGQGVMDNHPTDILFHILTESNVSALPAKHALLTLQPSVLSHRVGAHLNYPMHAFVSNNNHKRKSNLLRQTSFAPLSSSLPCDLHIVNFKVPQPLKFAQAGPLTARFVIYLQWRGWDSSFCKRGGLPCSTVMEEPVNLFYVFKDLSALNVKATTLNLLHDDPETMEYIEQLGDAAQEGNVLIQPMEIQAYKLDLQPQT